One genomic window of Dysgonomonas mossii includes the following:
- a CDS encoding oligosaccharide flippase family protein → MSTKSSYQQIIKSTSIFGGSQALIILIGIIRTKIIAILLGPTGIGIIGIYQSIIDMMRSGFSLGLDTAGVKDIAETEAKEDPKTFNRVISRLNIWFKWSAIIGSVICLILCYPISLWAFDSNKYTLPIAGLAICVFLAILTTGKSTILQGMRKIPEMAKSAVWGSLIGLIITIPIYFMFGLEGIIPAFIVSGGISFLCVEFYYKKQSIEKANISNKEAFHEGLNSLKLGIYIVSAGLVSTVSMFLIRAYITRTDDIEAAGLFQSAWTITNVYLALILRSMGSDFYPRLSAIASEKDKMKALINEQSYIVLIIASPIVIGMMLFSDFALSVLYSGKFSGANTLLCWQVTGSFFKVLSWPIAFIMLVKNKGLVFFMSEAAYYSVYLLSAYILYPLYGLDATGIAYLAAYIVYLPLVYIIGRKLSDFKWTNTIISMILINLILICITFFIVIYIPQYKYLGGITLCASVLYAFFKLRKVFNLKDLGSWFKKE, encoded by the coding sequence TTGAGCACGAAATCTTCATATCAACAGATAATAAAGTCTACCTCCATTTTTGGCGGATCTCAGGCATTGATTATTCTCATTGGTATCATCCGAACCAAGATTATTGCCATATTGTTAGGCCCCACGGGGATAGGTATTATCGGCATCTACCAGTCTATCATAGACATGATGCGATCGGGATTCAGCCTCGGACTGGATACTGCGGGAGTAAAAGACATAGCCGAAACCGAAGCCAAAGAAGACCCAAAAACTTTCAATAGAGTGATATCACGCCTTAATATTTGGTTCAAATGGTCGGCAATCATAGGCTCTGTCATTTGCCTCATCTTATGCTATCCGATTAGCCTTTGGGCATTCGACAGCAACAAATATACTCTACCAATTGCAGGTTTGGCTATTTGCGTATTTCTGGCAATACTTACAACAGGCAAATCAACCATATTACAGGGGATGCGTAAAATTCCCGAGATGGCAAAATCTGCTGTATGGGGTAGCTTAATAGGCTTAATTATCACCATTCCTATATATTTTATGTTCGGGCTGGAAGGTATTATCCCTGCTTTTATCGTATCGGGAGGAATATCTTTTCTCTGTGTTGAATTTTATTACAAGAAACAAAGTATAGAGAAAGCTAACATCTCAAATAAAGAAGCTTTCCACGAAGGATTAAACTCTCTAAAACTTGGAATTTATATTGTATCGGCAGGACTTGTAAGTACTGTGAGTATGTTTCTCATCAGAGCATACATCACACGAACCGATGATATTGAAGCGGCCGGACTATTTCAATCGGCATGGACAATAACAAATGTATATCTTGCACTCATACTCAGATCAATGGGATCAGACTTTTATCCTCGTCTTTCGGCAATAGCGAGCGAAAAGGATAAAATGAAAGCACTCATAAATGAACAGAGCTATATCGTACTGATTATTGCTTCTCCTATTGTTATAGGCATGATGCTGTTCTCCGACTTCGCTTTATCAGTACTCTATTCCGGAAAGTTTTCGGGGGCGAATACACTCTTATGCTGGCAAGTAACAGGCTCATTCTTCAAAGTACTAAGCTGGCCAATAGCCTTTATTATGCTCGTGAAAAATAAAGGACTTGTGTTTTTTATGTCAGAAGCCGCATATTATAGCGTATATCTTCTCTCCGCATATATACTCTACCCGCTGTATGGATTAGATGCAACAGGAATCGCATATTTGGCTGCCTATATTGTGTATCTGCCTCTTGTATACATTATCGGACGGAAGCTCTCAGATTTCAAATGGACTAATACGATCATTTCAATGATCCTGATTAATCTAATACTGATTTGCATTACATTCTTTATTGTGATATATATCCCGCAATACAAATATTTGGGAGGGATCACATTATGCGCCTCCGTACTGTATGCCTTCTTCAAATTGAGGAAAGTATTCAACTTAAAAGATTTGGGTAGTTGGTTTAAGAAAGAGTAA